A window of Mangifera indica cultivar Alphonso chromosome 11, CATAS_Mindica_2.1, whole genome shotgun sequence contains these coding sequences:
- the LOC123228914 gene encoding anthranilate synthase beta subunit 1, chloroplastic-like isoform X1, with translation MVAAILSQPKLSLSLAAYKKLHTFTSVPPSGKGVRLLGKKGNGIGKLLMARVESNSSKKKSISPIIVIDNYDSFTYNLCQYMGELGCHFEVYRNDELTVDELKKKNPRGVLISPGPGAPCDSGISLQTVLELGPIVPLFGVCMGLQCIGEAFGGKIVRSPLGVMHGKSSLVYYDEKGEDGLFSGLSNPFTAGRYHSLVIEKESFPSVLEVTAWTEDGLIMAARHKEYKHLQGVQFHPESIITTEGKTIVCNFIKLIEKREAAESQN, from the exons ATGGTTGCTGCTATTCTTTCTCAGCCGAAGCTCTCTCTCTCACTCGCAGCTTATAAAAAGCTTCATACTTTCACTTCAGTTCCGCCTTCAGGTAAAG GAGTGCGTTTGTTGGGAAAAAAGGGAAATGGGATTGGGAAATTGTTGATGGCAAGAGTAGAATCAAATTCTAGTAAGAAGAAAAGTATCAGTCCCATTATTGTCATTGATAATTACGACAGTTTCACTTACAATCTTTGCCAG TACATGGGAGAGTTGGGATGTCATTTTGAGGTTTACCGGAATGATGAGTTGACTGTGGATGAACTAAAGAA AAAAAATCCAAGAGGAGTGCTTATTTCCCCTGGAccag GTGCACCCTGTGATTCTGGAATATCTTTGCAGACTGTTTTGGAGCTAGGACCTATTGTTCCTTTATTTGGTGTGTGTATGGGTTTGCAATGCATTGGAGAGGCTTTCGGAG GTAAGATTGTGCGATCTCCTCTTGGTGTCATGCATGGGAAAAGTTCTCTTGTATATTATGATGAGAAGGGGGAGGATGGCTTGTTCTCTGGATTATCAAA TCCTTTCACAGCAGGTAGATATCACAGTCTTGtgattgaaaaagaaagtttTCCTAGTGTGCTTGAGGTTACAGCATGGACGGAAGATGGGCTAATAATGGCTGCTCGTCACAAAGAATATAAGCATCTTCAG GGGGTTCAGTTTCATCCTGAAAGCATCATAACCACGGAAGGCAAGacaattgtttgcaattttaTCAAACTGATAGAGAAAAGGGAGGCAGCTGAATCCCAGAACTAG
- the LOC123230201 gene encoding eukaryotic translation initiation factor 5B-like has protein sequence MGRKKPTARDDENKAPVAAQGSGTKSKKKAVVIDDDEYSIGTELSEEPPVQEEKVVITGKKKGKKGNKKGSRKDDEDDDLEGEEKDDFEAIEIGGKKKSMGKKGGNSVFSPSAFGLLEEEDDNGHKDSEGEDDSVVSFSGKKKPSKKGGKKSGSLFTASAFDVIDGASEGESEVIDNDNDMEESKDDEAEVTFKGDNKLKKGGKKAGGSVYAASSFTGLDDDEGVYGQRKDEDDDVGPITFSGKKKKSSKSLKKSVVSFSGALLDEENDDDEPYKFEDEDEPVLSFTGKKKSSKKKSNSAFTSLDEESGLGSDITGVVEPEQQGVGTSYVESNDSKISKKEEVAETSKGKKKKKKSGRTAQEEDDLAKILAELGEAPAMVKPTSMPPQEEKVQVQPPVPAESAQPADAADEKEGEEEKEESAAAKKKKKKKEKEKEKKAAAAVAAAAAAAEETQEAETKKADGKNKGPKLSKQVREMQEALAKRKEAEERKKREEEERIRKEEEERKRQEELERQAEEARRRKKEKEKERLLKKKQEGKLLTGKQKEEARRLEAMRNQILANAGIALPAGDKESASPKRPKYQTKKSKPVQHQANGSVPAKVEEIAETIEKDQELQETIGEFDSSKTEKVEEGESLTVEEKPEVDNVPKQNGNEEEEEEDDDMDWDAKSWDDVNLNVKGAFDDEEVDFGPEPEVKKETNTAPVAATKAMPVQLVKSQDDENKKSRSEVEVTDISKRKEAGAKNKALSAGSTPKEAEENLRSPICCIMGHVDTGKTKLLDCIRGTNVQEGEAGGITQQIGATYFPAVNIRERTKELKADAKLKVPGLLVIDTPGHESFTNLRSRGSGLCDIAILVVDIMHGLEPQTIESLNLLKMRNTEFIIALNKVDRLYGWKTTRNAPIIKSMKQQSKDVQNEFNMRLVQIITQFKEQGLNTELYYKNKEMGETFSIVPTSAITGEGIPDLLLLLVQWSQKTMVEKLTFSNEVQCTVLEVKVIEGHGTTIDVVLVNGVLHEGDQIVVCGLQGPIVTTIRALLTPHPMKELRVKGTYLHHKEIKAAQGIKISAQGLEHAIAGTGLYVVGPDDDLDDIKEAAMEDMKSVMSRIDKSGEGVCVQASTLGSLEALLEFLKTPEVSIPVSGINIGPVHKKDVMKASVMLEKKKEYATILAFDVKVTPEARELAEELGVKIFIADIIYHLFDQFKAYIDNLKEEKKREAADEAVFPCVLKILPNCVFNKKDPIVLGVDVLEGIAKVGTPICIPQRDFIDIGRIASIENNHKPVDIAKKGQKVAIKIVGSNSEEQQKMYGRHFEIEDELVSCISRKSIDILKANYRDELSIDEWRLVVKLKNLFKIQ, from the exons ATGGGTAGAAAGAAGCCAACAGCGAGAGACGACGAGAACAAGGCGCCTGTTGCCGCTCAGGGCAGTGGCACCAAATCTAAGAAGAAGGCGGTtgttattgatgatgatgagtaCTCTATTGGAACTGAACTCTCTGAAGAACCACCCGTTCAAGAGGAGAAGGTGGTAATTACTGGAAAAAAGAAGGGTAAAAAGGGGAATAAAAAGGGTTCTAGGAAAGATGACGAAGATGATGATTTGGAGGGGGAGGAGAAGGATGATTTTGAGGCAATTGAGATTGGTGGTAAGAAGAAGTCTATGGGGAAGAAGGGTGGGAATAGTGTTTTTTCACCTTCTGCTTTTGGGTTACTTGAAGAGGAAGATGATAATGGGCATAAAGATAGCGAGGGAGAAGATGATTCTGTAGTTAGTTTCAGTGGTAAAAAGAAGCCATCAAAGAAAGGTGGGAAAAAGAGTGGTAGTTTGTTTACAGCATCAGCTTTTGATGTGATTGATGGTGCTAGTGAGGGTGAAAGTGAGGTCATTGATAACGATAATGACATGGAGGAGAGTAAAGATGATGAGGCAGAAGTTACTTTTAAAGGGGATAACAAGTTGAAGAAGGGTGGCAAGAAGGCTGGTGGGAGTGTGTATGCGGCTTCTTCATTTACTGGgcttgatgatgatgaaggtGTTTATGGGCAGAGGAaagatgaggatgatgatgttGGACCAATTACATTCTCagggaagaaaaagaagtcaTCGAAGTCATTAAAGAAAAGTGTTGTTTCATTTAGTGGAGCATTGCTTGATGaggaaaatgatgatgatgagccTTATAAATTCGAGGATGAAGATGAACCTGTATTGTCATTTACGGGTAAGAAAAAGTCTTCTAAGAAGAAGAGTAATAGTGCTTTTACTTCATTGGACGAAGAATCTGGACTTGGGAGTGATATTACAGGTGTAGTTGAACCAGAGCAACAGGGTGTTGGAACTAGTTATGTTGAGTCTAATGATTCTAAAATTAGTAAGAAAGAAGAGGTGGCAGAGACTTCAAAgggtaaaaagaagaaaaagaagagtgGAAGGACAGCTCAAGAAGAGGATGATTTGGCTAAGATCCTTGCTGAGCTTGGTGAAGCGCCTGCCATGGTGAAACCCACCAGCATGCCTCCACAAGAGGAGAAAGTGCAAGTTCAGCCTCCTGTACCTGCTGAATCAGCTCAACCAGCAGATGCTGCTGATGAGAAGGAAGGAGAGGAAGAAAAAGAGGAGTCTGCTGCtgcaaagaaaaagaaaaagaagaaggagaaggaaaaagagaagaaggCAGCTGCGGCGGTGGCTGCTGCTGCTGCAGCAGCAGAAGAAACACAGGAAGCAGAAACCAAGAAGGCTGATGGGAAGAATAAAGGACCAAAACTGTCAAAGCAAGTAAGGGAGATGCAAGAAGCACTTGCTAAACGAAAAGAAGCtgaagagaggaagaagagggaAGAGGAGGAGAGGATAAGGAAGGAAGAAGAGGAGCGAAAAAGGCAAGAAGAACTTGAGAGGCAAGCAGAAGAGGCTAGACGTAGgaagaaggaaaaggaaaaggagaGGCTCTTGAAGAAGAAACAGGAAGGCAAGCTTTTAACTGGAAAACAGAAGGAAGAAGCACGGCGGTTGGAGGCTATGAGAAACCAGATTCTGGCTAATGCAGGAATTGCTCTCCCTGCTGGTGACAAGGAAAGCGCCTCACCAAAAAGGCCCAAATACCAGACAAAGAAGTCAAAACCAGTTCAGCATCAAGCAAATGGTTCTGTGCCTGCTAAGGTGGAGGAGATTGCAGAAACAATAGAAAAAGATCAAGAGCTACAAGAAACCATTGGTGAGTTTGATTCTTCAAAAACAGAGAAGGTCGAAGAAGGGGAATCGTTGACCGTGGAAGAGAAACCAGAAGTTGATAATGTGCCCAAGCAGAAtggaaatgaagaagaagaagaagaagatgatgatatgGATTGGGATGCAAAGAGCTGGGATGATGTTAATCTTAATGTCAAAGGTGcttttgatgatgaagaagttGATTTTGGGCCTGAACCCGAAGTGAAGAAAGAGACTAATACAG CCCCAGTTGCAGCCACGAAAGCCATGCCTGTGCAATTGGTTAAATCTCAAGATGATGAGAATAAGAAAAGCCGGTCTGAGGTTGAAGTTACAGACATAAGTAAGAGGAAAGAGGCTGGAGCTAAGAATAAAGCACTGAGTGCAGGTTCTACCCCTAAAGAGGCTGAAGAAAATCTTCGTTCCCCAATCTGCTGCATTATGGGCCATGTTGATACTGGTAAAACAAAGCTGCTGGATTGTATCCGAGGTACTAATGTTCAGGAAGGTGAAGCTGGGGGCATTACTCAACAGATTGGTGCAACGTATTTCCCTGCTGTGAACATACGTGAGAGAACCAAGGAATTGAAAGCCGATGCAAAATTGAAGGTCCCGGGTTTATTAGTTATTGATACCCCTGGTCATGAATCTTTTACAAATCTGCGGTCACGGGGTTCAGGACTTTGTGATATTGCAATTTTGGTTGTGGACATAATGCATGGCTTAGAGCCACAAACTATAGAGTCACTTAATCTTTTGAAAATGAGGAATACAGAGTTTATTATCGCATTGAACAAG GTTGACAGACTCTATGGTTGGAAAACTACTCGCAATGCTCCTATTATAAAATCCATGAAACAACAATCAAAAGACGTACAAAATGAATTTAACATGAGGCTTGTACAG ATTATAACCCAGTTCAAAGAGCAAGGATTGAATACTGAATTATactacaaaaataaagaaatgggGGAGACTTTCAGTATTGTACCAACAAGTGCTATTAC TGGAGAGGGTATTCCAGATCTGTTATTACTACTGGTTCAGTGGAGTCAGAAAACAATGGTTGAGAAGCTTACTTTCAGTAATGAAGTGCag TGTACTGTATTGGAGGTCAAGGTAATTGAAGGCCATGGAACAACAATTGATGTTGTGTTGGTCAATGGTGTGCTTCATGAGGGAGATCAAATTGTTGTTTGTGGCTTGCAG GGACCTATTGTTACCACAATTCGAGCTTTATTGACACCCCATCCAATGAAGGAACTTCGAGTTAAG GGAACTTATCTGCATCATAAAGAAATCAAGGCTGCACAGGGTATTAAGATCAGTGCTCAG GGCCTGGAGCATGCTATAGCTGGCACAGGTCTATATGTGGTTGGACCTGATGATGATTTGGATGATATCAAGGAAGCAGCTATGGAAGATATGAAATCAGTGATGAGCAGGATTGACAAAAGCGGTGAGGGAGTTTGTGTACAAGCATCTACCTTGGGCTCTTTGGAAGCTTTGCTGGAGTTTTTGAAGACCCCTGAAGTGAGTATACCAGTCAGTGGTATAAACATAGGTCCTGTACACAAAAAGGATGTCATGAAGGCCAGTGTAAtgcttgaaaagaaaaaggagtaTGCCACTATCTTGGCATTTGATGTCAAAGTAACACCAGAGGCTCGCGAACTAGCAGAGGAACTGGGTGTGAAAATTTTCATTGCCGATATCATTTACCACTTATTTGATCAATTCAAGGCTTATATTGACAATCTTAAGGAGGAGAAGAAGAGGGAAGCTGCTGATGAAGCAGTCTTCCCATGTGTTCTTAAGATTTTACCAAACTGTGTGTTTAACAAGAAAGATCCAATTGTGTTGGGGGTTGATGTCCTTGAAGGCATAGCAAAG GTTGGAACTCCGATTTGTATCCCTCAAAGGGACTTTATTGATATTGGTCGAATTGCATCAATTGAAAATAACCATAAACCTGTTGACATTGCCAAGAAAGGCCAGAAGGTAGCCATCAAG ATCGTTGGTTCCAATTCTGAGGAGCAGCAAAAAATGTATGGCAGGCATTTTGAAATTGAGGATGAGCTTGTCAGCTGCATTTCAAGGAAGTCAATTGATATACTTAAAGCCAATTATCGG GATGAACTGTCTATTGATGAATGGAGGTTGGTTGTGAAGCTGAAGAACCTTTTCAAGATACAATGA
- the LOC123228914 gene encoding anthranilate synthase beta subunit 1, chloroplastic-like isoform X2, whose translation MVAAILSQPKLSLSLAAYKKLHTFTSVPPSGVRLLGKKGNGIGKLLMARVESNSSKKKSISPIIVIDNYDSFTYNLCQYMGELGCHFEVYRNDELTVDELKKKNPRGVLISPGPGAPCDSGISLQTVLELGPIVPLFGVCMGLQCIGEAFGGKIVRSPLGVMHGKSSLVYYDEKGEDGLFSGLSNPFTAGRYHSLVIEKESFPSVLEVTAWTEDGLIMAARHKEYKHLQGVQFHPESIITTEGKTIVCNFIKLIEKREAAESQN comes from the exons ATGGTTGCTGCTATTCTTTCTCAGCCGAAGCTCTCTCTCTCACTCGCAGCTTATAAAAAGCTTCATACTTTCACTTCAGTTCCGCCTTCAG GAGTGCGTTTGTTGGGAAAAAAGGGAAATGGGATTGGGAAATTGTTGATGGCAAGAGTAGAATCAAATTCTAGTAAGAAGAAAAGTATCAGTCCCATTATTGTCATTGATAATTACGACAGTTTCACTTACAATCTTTGCCAG TACATGGGAGAGTTGGGATGTCATTTTGAGGTTTACCGGAATGATGAGTTGACTGTGGATGAACTAAAGAA AAAAAATCCAAGAGGAGTGCTTATTTCCCCTGGAccag GTGCACCCTGTGATTCTGGAATATCTTTGCAGACTGTTTTGGAGCTAGGACCTATTGTTCCTTTATTTGGTGTGTGTATGGGTTTGCAATGCATTGGAGAGGCTTTCGGAG GTAAGATTGTGCGATCTCCTCTTGGTGTCATGCATGGGAAAAGTTCTCTTGTATATTATGATGAGAAGGGGGAGGATGGCTTGTTCTCTGGATTATCAAA TCCTTTCACAGCAGGTAGATATCACAGTCTTGtgattgaaaaagaaagtttTCCTAGTGTGCTTGAGGTTACAGCATGGACGGAAGATGGGCTAATAATGGCTGCTCGTCACAAAGAATATAAGCATCTTCAG GGGGTTCAGTTTCATCCTGAAAGCATCATAACCACGGAAGGCAAGacaattgtttgcaattttaTCAAACTGATAGAGAAAAGGGAGGCAGCTGAATCCCAGAACTAG
- the LOC123228901 gene encoding cytochrome b-c1 complex subunit 6-1, mitochondrial-like — protein MADEDVVDPKKYLEDACKPKCVKPLIEYEACKKRIESDLSGHKHCTGQYFDYLWCIDKCVAPKLLAKLK, from the exons at GGCGGATGAGGATGTTGTTGATCCGAAGAAGTATCTTGAAGATGCTTGCAAGCCTAAATGTGTGAAGCCTTTAATTGAATATGAG GCCTGTAAAAAGAGGATTGAAAGCGATCTCAGTGGTCACAAGCACTGTACTGGACAGTACTTTGACTACTTGTGGTGTATTGATAAATGC GTCGCACCCAAACTGCTTGCAAAACTGAAGTGA